Genomic window (Shewanella psychropiezotolerans):
TGAAGACTTCAGATATTACACTTACTTACAAAGTGTCATAATTCACCAAATATGCTGCATAGAGTGTGCTTATCAGTGAATATATTCACTAATGCGAATATGGCAAGGGAATGTCTCGAAATAGATCACCAACTGAAGTGAGATAAACCAAAATCAGTTTACAAAAAAAGGTTACTACTTAATGAGTATCAAGGGATTATACTAAAATATTAAATGTCGGCTAAAAAATAACTAAAGAAGTGGCTAGGATAATGGCTAATAAATAGTGAAGTGAACTGAGCCAATCAAAACCAAGGGAAAAGTACTTCTCCCTTGGTTTACACATTTTTTCGACTTAGATCGCTTGAATAATTATCTTATGCAAGATGACGCCAGGCAGCAGAGGCGTTGACTCATGGTTTGCATATTCATCGAAGCCAGCACGGTAATAATCGGATAAGGGGTGACCAGACTGACCACCAGGAATCACCATGATGGCCTGAGACTCGAGCCCTGGTTGCACGATAAAGCGCTGGGATGCACCAAAAGTACTTCTCTGTACTGCTGGCATAAAGCTATCGCCGAAACCTATCACGGTTGGCATATCCAATAAAGCACTTAGCAAAGGCATCTGTTTACTGAAGGGGTGCTGTATCTTAAGGGCATTAACCTTGCCCCAGTTAAGATCGGCTAGAGCTCCCTCATCACTGTGTTTACTTAATAATTCCTGAGTCGAGTCAACGTAAGCCTGAATGGCAAACTGATCCCAACTTGAATACTGCTCGGGAAGCCAAGAATCAGGTTCATCTTCGAGCAACTGCCACATGGCAGGTTCCAGATAGCGCTTAACCGGAGATAAAGAGACGTTTATCTCGTTCAAACCTGTCTCTATTGGGGCGAAGCCGGCATCGATCAACTTAGCCCTGAAACTGCGAACTAAGGTGTATCCGACCGAGTCAGCACAGGCACATGCCTGCCAATCCCTGATAAATTGAATATCTTTAGCAAATCTTACCGGTTCTAGTGAGAGCAGGTTAATCAGATAATCATGCCAAGGCGTTAAAAACTTAGCCTCATTGTCTAACTGCAATCGATAAAAGTCCTGCTCGGTAAACTGCTCCGACTCGAATAAACGGTCACGGATTTGCTGGCTTCTGGCACCTAGCGCATAGCCTCCATCACCGAAGCGGCTGAATTGTTCTGCCGATATCACACGGGAGTTGGCCGACCACAGCCGTCCGTGCTCAGGATTCACTACTTGTGGTAGCTCTCTCTCATCTATCCCCCACAAGGCTCCTTGGAAAGTTTCTGGTAATTGCGCCACATTAGCAGGATTAGTCCTAGATGGCACTGCTCCGGCGGGCTTCCAAGCGGCGTTGCCTTCACTGTCTACTAACATCAAGTTCTGTACTGGGATCCCAAACGTCGTTGCCAGTGCTAATCCTTCTTGCACACTCACAGCAGTCTCTAGTCCCATCAACTCCATATCGACCGCATAACCTTGGTGTGCCACCCAAGACAGCGCATAGTCTTGTCCATTCACATGCTTAACTGGACCAAATTGGGATAGCTGGATCGGATATTCAACATTCGATTGAGAACCGGGAAGTTTCATGAGTTCGATCTCTGTACTTAACGGCTCGTTCTCATCGATCGCTATCCAGTCAGCGGTATCGATATAGGCATTGGTGAATCCCCATGCGACCCTGTTATTTGTACCCACAACAATGGCTGGCGCGCCTGGCAGTGAAACACCTGTAACTTGTATAGGCTCACCGGTATCTGAAACGTAATTCAATTGAGCACGATACCAGATGATAGGAACCGCAAATGAGAGGTGCATATCATCGGACAACATGGCCCGACCACTCTCGGTCAGTGCTCCGGTTACAGCCCAGTTATTGCTGCCGATATCAATGGGTTCCTCAATCGTGCTAATCAGAGCTGTCGCTAGCAGTTGAGGTTCAAGCTCTGGAGTTGATATATCTTCTGTGGGGAGAAGACTAGAATCGAGCGCCGCTTGATAAGGGCTATGTTGTGTCACGAATGCCAACATCTGCTCGCCATACAGGCGCTGGATCTGAGTCAGAGCCATGTCTCGCTTTGGGGTATTTCCTTGCAAATCCAGGTACATGCTATAGATAACCAGCAAACTATCTGCCGGTTGCCAGGTTTGAGGGCTTGCCCCGGTGAGCAGGTATTCGAAAGAACTAAGGCTTTGCTCTGCTACTGCGGCGTTGACGCCATTGGCATAGGCCTGTAGTAGCAATTTTTGATTTGGTTCCATCTTAGCGACTGTATTCTCGGCTCGCTTCCTCAATTGATGAAAACGGCGAGACTTATCCAGATTAAGCGCCTTTTCACCGAAGAGCTCTGCGAGCTCTCCAGCCGAGTTACGCCTAAGCAGATCCATTTGAAAGAATCTATCTTGTCCATGTGCAAAACCCAGAGCATAGGCCACATCTCGACGGTTTTGACCATGTATGACCGCAGTACCTAATCTGTCTCGCTCTATGGTAACGGATTCAAATAGATGGCCGCTGCGAAACTCCCCTGATAGCTTAGGCAGACTCAGATGCAGCCCCAAATAGGCTGTCGAGATCAGAATGAAAATCAGTGAGAGGGTTGAAACCAGAAGTATTTTTATTATTTTAGTCATCAAGTATCGCCATAATATCCATTATCATGCCGATGACTATAACCTAAGTTACACTGATGTTAACTAAAACAATCCAGCACTAGAATAATTGCACCAGAAATAAATAAACAGATATAGAAAGGTGAACTAGCTAAGTTAAGCGTTACATACACTGAGCCAGTTTGCCTTTCTTCGTCGCTGCCATAACACAGCCTCTTTCACTATCGGTAGCCGCCTTACAATCCGCTATTAAGGTCTTATGATCCGGCGACATACTGCCAAGCACCTTCTTGGCATGTTTTACCACCTCACTACATTTTCCGACCGGAACGGGATCGTAGTTAGTACAAGCACTTAGCATAAGAAACAGAATAACGGTAAAGAGCAAGGTAATACGATTAATTTTATCGACAGTTGAGAACTTAGGCATGATTATTCCTTGATCGCTAAACTTGAGTAACTAACCTTCTATTAAACCTTGTCAGTAAGAAAATAAAACTGGAAAACCGACTTAAAAAGGCACTTAGAAAGAGTAGAAGATAAACCTAGGTTTTGCACACTTTGTATTAACGCTTTGCTCGATTAGAATAGCCACTTATTAACAATGACATTATCAATAGCAAGTCACAAAACATGGCAAAACCCAATAAGAAAGGCCCAACACGTACTGTCGATATCTTCTGCGCTAAGTGCAAAACCCAGCTATTTAAATATCGCAAAGGTGGCAAAGGCGCT
Coding sequences:
- a CDS encoding penicillin acylase family protein; protein product: MTKIIKILLVSTLSLIFILISTAYLGLHLSLPKLSGEFRSGHLFESVTIERDRLGTAVIHGQNRRDVAYALGFAHGQDRFFQMDLLRRNSAGELAELFGEKALNLDKSRRFHQLRKRAENTVAKMEPNQKLLLQAYANGVNAAVAEQSLSSFEYLLTGASPQTWQPADSLLVIYSMYLDLQGNTPKRDMALTQIQRLYGEQMLAFVTQHSPYQAALDSSLLPTEDISTPELEPQLLATALISTIEEPIDIGSNNWAVTGALTESGRAMLSDDMHLSFAVPIIWYRAQLNYVSDTGEPIQVTGVSLPGAPAIVVGTNNRVAWGFTNAYIDTADWIAIDENEPLSTEIELMKLPGSQSNVEYPIQLSQFGPVKHVNGQDYALSWVAHQGYAVDMELMGLETAVSVQEGLALATTFGIPVQNLMLVDSEGNAAWKPAGAVPSRTNPANVAQLPETFQGALWGIDERELPQVVNPEHGRLWSANSRVISAEQFSRFGDGGYALGARSQQIRDRLFESEQFTEQDFYRLQLDNEAKFLTPWHDYLINLLSLEPVRFAKDIQFIRDWQACACADSVGYTLVRSFRAKLIDAGFAPIETGLNEINVSLSPVKRYLEPAMWQLLEDEPDSWLPEQYSSWDQFAIQAYVDSTQELLSKHSDEGALADLNWGKVNALKIQHPFSKQMPLLSALLDMPTVIGFGDSFMPAVQRSTFGASQRFIVQPGLESQAIMVIPGGQSGHPLSDYYRAGFDEYANHESTPLLPGVILHKIIIQAI